The Alteromonas mediterranea DE genome contains the following window.
GGTGCTGTCTATAGTGCTTGGTGAAGTAAAAGCTACAGAGAACGATGGTTCCGCAAGCTATATTGGCGGGTACAACCACGAAGCAGCTTTCTCTATGATAATAGTTAGCTTCATATTTGTACTAGGGTTAACAGAAAGACATGCTATTAGGTTTCGAACCACACTTTTTACGATAGCGGTCTTTCTTCTTATACTCGTTAATTACAGAACTGCTGTGTTAACAATTTTACCCATTGCTGCAATCTTCTATTACTCGTTAGTAGAACAGCGTTTAAAGCCTTCCCAAAAAGCACCTGTTTTGACCGTGGTTTCAATGTTCCTCATTTTTGTTTTCGTTGCACTTTCTTTTACGATGAGGGAAAGGTTTGCTGACGTCGGAACGTTAGCATCGAATTTAGACCTAATATTTAAAGCGCCTGCTTATTTTACTGAAGCTGAAAAAGACATTATGTCTTCAAGAGTATATTTGTGGAGCCAATATATAGATGCGCTGACAAATTCAGATTTGCTTCAACAATTGCTTGGTTATGGACCAGAGGCGTGGAACGGTGTTTTTAAGCATTACGCACATAACACTTATGTTTCTTACTTTTATGAATATGGATACATAGGGCTGTTCTCGTTTCTTTTCCTATGCTCGTATTCTTTGATTATTACCGCTGGTGTAAAAGACAAACGCTTGTCAAAAATCTTACCACTATCTTTAATTGGCTTTTTAACAATGAATTTAGCAACAATGCCACTATGGAATATAGAAGGACTAATATTCTTCGCAATTTTGATAGGCGTTTCTTTAGGTAATACTGCCCCAGCAAGAGCGCGGTATAGTTTTAGAAACCAATTAGCACTATTAACTACAACGGATTAGTTTTATGAAGATTTGCGCAATAGGTCTACGCGGTATTCCAGATGTTATGGGAGGGATAGAGTCTCATTGCCAACAGCTTTACCCTAAAATGGTAAGGCAAGGTGCAGAAGTTACGGTTCTGGCGCGCTCGCCGTATGTAAGTCAGAAGCGATATGAATATGAAGGTGTGGAAGTTATTAGTGTTTGGGCACTAAGGCACAAATTGCTAGAAACCTTCTTGCATACCTTTATCGCTATTATTTATGCCAGACTTTTTGTAAAACCAGATATTGTGCATTTGCATGCTATAGGACCGGCACTATTTACGCCGTTAGCTCGAGTACTTGGTATGAAGGTAATGGTTACTCACCATGGGGCAGACTACGACAGGCAAAAGTGGAGTCCTTTCGCCAAAAAGGTACTAAAGTTTGGCGAAAAAATGGGGATCACCTACGGAAATAGAGTGTTAGTAGTGGGGCGAAGCTTAAGTGAATTGGTTAAACATAGCTTCCCCAAACATTCAGATAAAATTAGCTTTGTTCCCAATGGTATGTTGCCTACACTTACAGGAAAAATAACGCCCGACTATCTACCAAAAGATTTAGGTATCAGCGCGAATAGTTATATTTTAACTGTTGGTAGGTTAGTTCCCGAAAAGGGTTTTCACGACCTTGTAGAAGCTTATAAACAATCTAACGTTTCACCAAAATTAGTAATTGTTGGTGATGCAGATCATGAAGATGACTATTCGAAAAGTTTAAAACGTTTTGCAAGTGCAAGCATTATATTTGCCGGCAGGCGCTCAGGAAACGAATTGAAAGCATTATATCAGCATGCTTCCGTTTTTGTTTTACCTTCGTACCATGAAGGTCTTCCAATTGTAGCGTTAGAGGCGATAAGTGCTGGTAGTAAAGTGTTATTGAGCGATATTTCACCCAATATTGATATAGAAGCACCTGCCGATAGCTATTTCAAAGTGGGTAATGTTGAAGAGCTTTCTGTTAAATTATCTACCTTATCGAGTCTAAACCTAAGTCTTGATAGAGAGGAATTTTTAAAAAAGTATGACTGGGAAAGTATAGCCACAACAACCTTCGGTCATGCTAAAAGTTTGGTATCATAGCTTGAGCTAATATGTTTATTCCATGGTGTTAGAAGGGGATCTATTTGGACATTTCAGTTGTAATCACTACGTGTAATCGACCGGCTTTCTTAAAGGAAGCGTTAGAAGGTATAGCAGCGCAAACATATAAACCAAAAGAAGTCATTGTCGTCAATGACTGCTCTGAAATTTCATACGAATCTGCTTTAGATGCTATTAAAAAAGTAAATGGAAAACA
Protein-coding sequences here:
- a CDS encoding O-antigen ligase family protein, with the translated sequence MFEGLKVVVGLISFIMVYRTITGNCNKYLAFAICAIWLRFFLSAFHTITYPSLVAGFSINALSSISVAGLGLFFLPFAVFTLRKLLPFYFLFVAIAISGFVNMLIPGTINVLVKWCYFLVLTGAIFLSVRAQGHSITFKKLLVCFFMPVAMQVLSIVLGEVKATENDGSASYIGGYNHEAAFSMIIVSFIFVLGLTERHAIRFRTTLFTIAVFLLILVNYRTAVLTILPIAAIFYYSLVEQRLKPSQKAPVLTVVSMFLIFVFVALSFTMRERFADVGTLASNLDLIFKAPAYFTEAEKDIMSSRVYLWSQYIDALTNSDLLQQLLGYGPEAWNGVFKHYAHNTYVSYFYEYGYIGLFSFLFLCSYSLIITAGVKDKRLSKILPLSLIGFLTMNLATMPLWNIEGLIFFAILIGVSLGNTAPARARYSFRNQLALLTTTD
- a CDS encoding glycosyltransferase family 4 protein, with the translated sequence MKICAIGLRGIPDVMGGIESHCQQLYPKMVRQGAEVTVLARSPYVSQKRYEYEGVEVISVWALRHKLLETFLHTFIAIIYARLFVKPDIVHLHAIGPALFTPLARVLGMKVMVTHHGADYDRQKWSPFAKKVLKFGEKMGITYGNRVLVVGRSLSELVKHSFPKHSDKISFVPNGMLPTLTGKITPDYLPKDLGISANSYILTVGRLVPEKGFHDLVEAYKQSNVSPKLVIVGDADHEDDYSKSLKRFASASIIFAGRRSGNELKALYQHASVFVLPSYHEGLPIVALEAISAGSKVLLSDISPNIDIEAPADSYFKVGNVEELSVKLSTLSSLNLSLDREEFLKKYDWESIATTTFGHAKSLVS